From a region of the Streptomyces venezuelae genome:
- a CDS encoding vWA domain-containing protein, translating to MTHTDPRAAVDALAAAREPYLIGVRHHSPALAAVVPALLDASGADVVCVELPAEFQPWLDHLADPETVAPVALAGTGEDGRLAFYPFADFSPELAAIRWARAAGAAVVCCDLPLSDRGWTARNDLPPPREAAPDRGTDPAGEPAAGPTSGGTGSFADALTAAGTGRKGDDLWDRAVEVLAPGCSPEAVRRAALGVGWALRADTDAVAASDLAREAHMRSVIAGAAAGGHRVAAVIGAFHAPVLPARPAHAAGDTTGSDLGSEHTSGVDAAPGPGFARGSGRAGGAHVEAVPVRGPEPVVPPVVPGPRSGGAAGSGAASADAAPAPAVTSFVPYSFDLLDSRSGYPAGIRDPRWQQAVLEAGGDPDRVREAASVAVTGLCRELRRAGHTAGTGEAAETLRLACDLATLRALPAPGRGELLEAVTTVLGQGEPLGRGRALARALEAVLVGTARGRITPHAPRSGLGPSVEAELAALRLPSPQDPAPREIRLDPLRSALDGRREVLLQRLLVCGASYGEPLTVAATGDGTALGTKWRLSWTPSVPARLDLAGVRGVTAAQAAAGTLRDTARRAAADGGPTPAQILAGLAAAARCDLPELVDVRLHEAATALPQTATLPELLDALDLLEALHRGHLPGTSDASRAASADLAGDLLEAAVRCLPGLAGSEDPADAAALVALADRAAAHHLGLRTDDALAGLAATASPMMQGAALAVRVLLDLDAAAELGDRAAGWIDSAGTADSRRALTRRLGGLLTAAGPLLQSSPAALTPLLDRVEHLADQDFLDRLPALRGGFDALSPAARDRLLDTVAERLGDRIDLALDASPALLALWAAADAAGLAALKALPLPGTQEPAPVAATGAAESPRAQAPRADGQRLAPADRWRLLLGRERDRLPAGARRYAHALDELYGAGRGEGASGLGPGQGPGQSGGQEASFPTAREWSQELEALFGADVREEVLAGAAEAGRTDVLTQLDPAAVRPSVELLSSVLSLAGGMPEAQLARLRPLVRRLVDELAKELATRLRPALSGLATPRPTRRPGGKLDLARTLRANLAHTRRRADGTVVVVPERPVFSTRASREADWRLILVVDVSGSMEASVIWSALTAAVLGGVPTLSTHFLAFSTQVVDLTDRVEDPLSLLLEVRVGGGTHIAAGLAHARSLITVPSRTLVVVVSDFEEGAPIGGLLGEVRALAASGAHLLGCAALDDGGTPRYSVPVARQLVAAGMPVAALSPLALARWVGDRLRGESR from the coding sequence TTGACGCACACCGACCCGCGCGCCGCGGTCGACGCCCTCGCCGCGGCCCGTGAGCCGTACCTCATCGGGGTGCGCCACCACAGCCCCGCGCTGGCCGCGGTGGTTCCGGCCCTGCTGGACGCCTCGGGCGCCGATGTGGTCTGCGTCGAGCTCCCGGCGGAGTTCCAGCCCTGGCTGGACCACCTCGCCGACCCGGAGACCGTCGCCCCGGTCGCCCTCGCGGGCACGGGGGAGGACGGCCGCCTGGCGTTCTACCCGTTCGCGGACTTCTCCCCGGAACTGGCCGCGATCCGCTGGGCCCGGGCGGCCGGCGCGGCCGTCGTCTGCTGCGACCTCCCGCTGTCGGACCGCGGCTGGACCGCCCGCAACGATCTGCCGCCGCCCCGGGAGGCCGCCCCGGACCGGGGCACGGACCCGGCCGGTGAACCGGCCGCCGGGCCGACGTCCGGCGGAACCGGGTCGTTCGCGGACGCCCTCACCGCCGCCGGTACGGGCCGCAAGGGCGACGACCTGTGGGACCGTGCCGTCGAGGTCCTCGCACCGGGTTGCTCCCCGGAAGCCGTACGGCGTGCGGCGCTCGGCGTCGGCTGGGCGCTGCGCGCGGACACGGATGCCGTTGCGGCGTCGGACCTGGCCCGCGAGGCGCACATGCGGAGCGTGATCGCGGGTGCGGCTGCCGGAGGCCATCGCGTGGCCGCGGTGATCGGGGCGTTCCACGCCCCGGTCCTCCCGGCCCGGCCCGCCCACGCCGCGGGCGACACGACCGGCTCCGACCTCGGCTCCGAGCACACTTCCGGCGTCGACGCCGCACCCGGGCCCGGCTTCGCCCGGGGTTCGGGCAGAGCCGGCGGCGCCCACGTCGAGGCAGTCCCGGTCCGCGGGCCGGAGCCGGTCGTTCCGCCGGTCGTTCCCGGCCCCCGGTCCGGCGGAGCGGCTGGTTCCGGGGCGGCCTCCGCGGACGCGGCTCCGGCTCCGGCCGTCACGTCCTTCGTGCCGTACTCCTTCGACCTGCTCGACTCCCGCTCCGGGTATCCCGCCGGGATCCGGGACCCCCGCTGGCAGCAGGCCGTCCTCGAAGCCGGCGGTGACCCCGACCGGGTCCGCGAGGCCGCCTCCGTCGCCGTCACCGGGCTCTGCCGCGAGCTGCGCCGCGCCGGGCACACCGCCGGCACCGGCGAGGCCGCCGAGACCCTGCGGCTCGCCTGCGACCTCGCCACCCTGCGCGCGCTGCCCGCGCCCGGCCGCGGCGAGCTACTCGAAGCCGTCACCACCGTCCTCGGCCAGGGCGAACCGCTCGGCCGCGGCCGGGCGCTGGCCCGTGCCCTCGAAGCCGTGCTCGTCGGCACCGCGCGCGGCCGGATCACCCCGCACGCCCCGCGCTCCGGCCTCGGCCCCTCGGTCGAGGCCGAACTCGCCGCGCTGCGGCTGCCGTCCCCGCAGGACCCGGCGCCCCGCGAGATCCGCCTCGATCCGCTCCGCTCCGCCCTCGACGGCCGCCGCGAGGTCCTGCTGCAGCGGCTCCTGGTGTGCGGCGCCTCCTACGGGGAGCCCCTCACCGTCGCCGCCACCGGCGACGGCACCGCCCTCGGCACCAAGTGGCGGCTGTCCTGGACACCTTCCGTCCCGGCCCGGCTGGATCTCGCCGGGGTGCGCGGAGTCACCGCCGCCCAGGCGGCCGCGGGCACGCTGCGGGACACCGCCCGCCGCGCCGCCGCCGACGGCGGGCCGACCCCGGCGCAGATCCTCGCCGGGCTGGCCGCGGCCGCCCGGTGCGATCTGCCCGAGCTGGTCGACGTACGCCTCCACGAGGCGGCCACCGCCCTGCCGCAGACCGCCACCCTGCCCGAACTCCTCGACGCCCTCGACCTCCTGGAGGCCCTGCACCGCGGTCACCTGCCCGGTACCTCCGACGCGTCCCGGGCCGCCTCAGCCGACCTCGCCGGGGACCTCCTCGAAGCGGCCGTGCGCTGCCTGCCCGGCCTCGCCGGGAGCGAGGACCCCGCCGACGCGGCTGCCCTGGTGGCCCTCGCCGACCGGGCCGCCGCCCATCACCTGGGCCTGCGCACGGACGACGCCCTCGCCGGCCTGGCCGCCACCGCGTCGCCGATGATGCAGGGTGCGGCCCTGGCCGTACGGGTCCTGCTCGACCTCGACGCGGCCGCCGAGCTCGGCGACCGCGCCGCCGGATGGATCGACAGCGCGGGCACCGCGGACAGCCGGCGTGCCCTGACCCGGCGACTCGGCGGCCTCCTCACGGCCGCCGGGCCCCTGCTGCAGTCCTCCCCGGCCGCCCTCACTCCGCTCCTCGACCGTGTCGAGCACCTCGCCGACCAGGACTTCCTCGACCGGCTCCCGGCTCTGCGCGGCGGCTTCGACGCCCTGTCGCCCGCCGCCCGGGACCGGCTGCTCGACACCGTCGCCGAGCGGCTCGGCGACCGGATCGACCTCGCGCTCGACGCGTCACCCGCCCTGCTCGCCCTCTGGGCGGCGGCCGACGCGGCCGGACTCGCCGCCCTCAAGGCCCTCCCGCTGCCCGGGACCCAGGAGCCGGCACCGGTTGCGGCCACCGGGGCGGCGGAGTCCCCGCGCGCACAGGCCCCCCGGGCCGACGGCCAGAGGCTCGCCCCCGCCGACCGCTGGCGGCTGCTGCTCGGCCGCGAGCGGGACCGGCTTCCCGCCGGCGCCCGGCGCTACGCCCACGCGCTCGACGAGCTGTACGGAGCGGGGCGCGGCGAGGGCGCCTCCGGCCTCGGCCCCGGCCAGGGCCCCGGCCAGAGCGGTGGCCAGGAGGCCTCCTTCCCCACCGCCCGGGAGTGGTCGCAGGAGCTGGAGGCGCTGTTCGGCGCCGACGTACGGGAGGAGGTGCTGGCGGGAGCGGCCGAAGCGGGCCGCACCGACGTCCTCACCCAGCTCGATCCCGCGGCCGTGCGGCCCTCGGTGGAACTGCTGAGCTCCGTACTGTCCCTCGCGGGCGGTATGCCGGAGGCCCAGCTCGCCCGGCTCCGGCCCCTGGTGCGCCGGCTCGTCGACGAACTCGCCAAGGAGCTCGCCACCCGGCTGCGCCCGGCCCTCTCCGGGCTGGCCACGCCGCGCCCCACCCGTCGGCCCGGCGGCAAGCTCGACCTGGCCCGCACCCTGCGCGCCAACCTCGCGCACACCCGGCGCCGGGCGGACGGCACCGTGGTCGTGGTCCCGGAGCGGCCCGTCTTCAGTACCCGGGCGAGCCGCGAGGCCGACTGGCGGCTGATCCTGGTCGTCGACGTCTCCGGCTCCATGGAGGCCTCGGTCATCTGGTCGGCGCTGACCGCGGCCGTGCTCGGAGGCGTACCGACCCTGTCCACGCACTTCCTCGCCTTCTCCACCCAGGTCGTTGACCTCACCGACCGCGTCGAGGATCCGCTCTCCCTGCTGCTGGAGGTCCGGGTCGGCGGCGGCACGCACATCGCCGCCGGTCTCGCGCACGCCCGGTCCCTGATCACCGTCCCGAGCCGCACCCTCGTCGTCGTGGTCAGCGACTTCGAGGAGGGCGCGCCCATCGGCGGGCTCCTCGGCGAGGTGCGCGCGCTGGCCGCCTCGGGCGCCCACCTGCTGGGCTGCGCCGCGCTCGACGACGGGGGGACGCCCCGGTACTCGGTCCCGGTCGCGCGGCAGCTCGTGGCGGCCGGCATGCCCGTGGCCGCCCTCAGTCCCCTCGCCCTCGCCCGCTGGGTGGGCGACCGCCTCCGAGGAGAGTCCCGTTGA
- a CDS encoding alpha/beta fold hydrolase: MSETAASATAVTRTLAVPGATLYFRVEGRGPVLLLAQSGEGDADRTVDLVPHLTDTFTVVTYDRRGLSRSTLHDPAGPVTMAQHADDVARLLAEVTDGPALMAGFSMGAAIGLQAVARHPGLLDTLIAHEPVMPNLLPEADRAEHLAELKAIQDVHAADGLAAAFPAIARHLGIDPSHDETEDGLTPQPLTPRRRANFGHFIATEFTAVTTDALDPAAPVRAAARAGTRIVAATGRTTRPTVHTYRCALALAARLGAEPVAFPGGHNGNTAFPRATAQTLKTLLAR; the protein is encoded by the coding sequence ATGTCCGAGACCGCCGCTTCCGCCACCGCCGTCACCCGCACCCTCGCCGTCCCGGGAGCCACCTTGTACTTCCGGGTGGAGGGCCGCGGCCCCGTCCTCCTCCTCGCCCAGAGCGGCGAGGGCGACGCGGACCGCACGGTCGACCTCGTCCCGCACCTGACCGACACCTTCACCGTCGTCACCTACGACCGCCGCGGCCTGTCGCGCAGCACCCTCCACGACCCCGCCGGGCCCGTCACCATGGCCCAGCACGCGGACGACGTCGCCCGGCTGCTCGCCGAGGTCACCGACGGGCCGGCGCTGATGGCCGGATTCAGCATGGGCGCCGCGATCGGACTCCAGGCCGTGGCCCGCCACCCCGGCCTGCTGGACACCCTGATCGCGCACGAGCCCGTGATGCCGAACCTGCTGCCCGAGGCCGACCGCGCCGAGCACCTCGCGGAGCTGAAGGCCATCCAGGACGTCCACGCGGCCGATGGCCTGGCGGCGGCCTTCCCGGCGATCGCCCGGCACCTCGGCATCGACCCGTCGCACGACGAGACGGAGGACGGCCTCACCCCGCAGCCGCTGACCCCGCGCCGGCGGGCCAACTTCGGGCACTTCATCGCGACGGAGTTCACGGCCGTCACCACGGACGCCCTGGACCCGGCGGCGCCGGTACGGGCCGCGGCGCGAGCCGGCACCAGGATCGTCGCGGCGACCGGGCGGACGACCCGCCCGACGGTCCACACCTACCGCTGCGCGCTGGCGCTGGCGGCGCGACTGGGCGCGGAGCCGGTCGCGTTCCCCGGCGGCCACAACGGGAACACCGCGTTCCCCCGGGCGACGGCGCAGACGCTGAAGACCCTCCTCGCCCGGTGA
- a CDS encoding ATP-binding protein: MTVTVTEESAPAARQVLPAEERYAAELSFLAAQDPGPRPPGWSLTPRAVVTFVCGSDGTELALPKRRAGLPAKLAIAPKFVGERALVERCVVTLAGERGLLLTGEPGTAKSMLSELLAAAVSGTSALTVQGTAGTTEDAFRYGWNYALLLAQGPTPDALVDSPVLSAMRTGRVVRVEEITRCLPEVQDALVSILSDRRVSVPELTATEDAVVSAAPGFTVIATANLRDRGVSEMSAALKRRFNFETVGPIADADAEATLIRRQAVAAVQRAGAAFGVDDAVLDALVTVFRDLRSGRSAEGWDVERPGTVMSTAEAVQVAASLGVAAAYLPGGDVLDLLPGHLLGVVRKDDPADHGRLLGYWDGPVRRRAEDGSPMWRRLWDLRGSLR, encoded by the coding sequence ATGACCGTCACCGTCACCGAAGAATCCGCCCCCGCCGCCCGGCAGGTGCTGCCCGCCGAGGAGCGGTACGCCGCCGAGCTCTCCTTCCTCGCCGCGCAGGACCCCGGCCCCCGCCCGCCCGGCTGGTCTCTGACCCCGCGCGCCGTCGTCACCTTCGTCTGCGGCAGCGACGGAACCGAACTGGCCCTGCCGAAGCGCCGCGCCGGCCTCCCGGCCAAGCTCGCCATCGCCCCCAAGTTCGTCGGCGAACGCGCCCTGGTGGAGCGCTGCGTCGTCACCCTCGCCGGGGAGCGCGGCCTCCTCCTCACGGGCGAGCCCGGTACCGCCAAGTCGATGCTGTCCGAGCTGCTGGCCGCCGCCGTCAGCGGCACCAGCGCACTCACCGTCCAGGGCACCGCGGGCACGACCGAGGACGCCTTCCGCTACGGCTGGAACTACGCGCTCCTGCTCGCGCAGGGCCCCACCCCCGACGCACTGGTCGACTCCCCGGTGCTCTCGGCCATGCGCACCGGGCGCGTGGTCCGGGTGGAGGAGATCACCCGCTGCCTGCCCGAGGTCCAGGACGCGCTCGTGTCGATCCTGTCGGACCGGCGGGTCAGCGTGCCCGAACTGACCGCCACCGAGGACGCGGTGGTCTCCGCGGCCCCCGGCTTCACCGTCATCGCCACCGCCAACCTGCGCGACCGCGGTGTCTCCGAGATGTCCGCCGCCCTCAAGCGGCGCTTCAACTTCGAGACCGTCGGCCCGATCGCCGACGCCGATGCCGAGGCCACCCTGATCCGCCGCCAGGCGGTGGCCGCGGTCCAGCGGGCGGGCGCCGCCTTCGGGGTCGACGACGCCGTGCTCGACGCGCTCGTCACCGTCTTCCGTGACCTGCGCTCCGGCCGCTCCGCCGAGGGCTGGGACGTGGAGCGCCCCGGCACGGTCATGTCCACCGCCGAAGCCGTCCAGGTGGCGGCCTCGCTGGGGGTGGCCGCCGCCTACCTGCCGGGCGGGGACGTGCTGGACCTGCTGCCCGGGCACCTGCTGGGCGTCGTGCGCAAGGACGACCCCGCCGACCACGGCCGGCTCCTCGGCTACTGGGACGGGCCGGTCCGGCGCCGCGCCGAGGACGGTTCGCCCATGTGGCGCCGCCTCTGGGACCTGCGCGGGAGCCTGCGTTGA
- a CDS encoding RICIN domain-containing protein has product MRTAAMATLAAAALGTVLVAAPAQAVTQNDITINISDGLCLDIPQSNPYNGQVVQQWWCNGTNAQKWNRVDAGAHYFKIQSAAWPQFCLNNWTSGGAAGAEIKLYKCDSNDSAFNIVGVDFGNYYQFQPKAASKNCSTMTGQNVGDVMRLAPCSDNGSNSRFRLFPAR; this is encoded by the coding sequence ATGCGCACTGCCGCCATGGCCACGCTGGCCGCCGCCGCCCTCGGTACGGTCCTGGTCGCCGCCCCGGCCCAGGCCGTCACCCAGAACGACATCACGATCAACATCTCGGACGGTCTCTGCCTCGACATCCCGCAGAGCAACCCTTACAACGGGCAGGTCGTGCAGCAGTGGTGGTGCAACGGCACCAACGCCCAGAAGTGGAACCGGGTCGACGCCGGCGCCCACTACTTCAAGATCCAGAGCGCCGCGTGGCCGCAGTTCTGTCTGAACAACTGGACCAGCGGCGGTGCGGCCGGTGCCGAGATCAAGCTCTACAAGTGCGACAGCAACGACAGCGCCTTCAACATCGTCGGTGTCGACTTCGGCAACTACTACCAGTTCCAGCCGAAGGCGGCGTCGAAGAACTGCTCGACCATGACCGGCCAGAACGTGGGCGACGTCATGCGTCTCGCGCCGTGCTCCGACAACGGCTCCAACTCGCGCTTCCGCCTGTTCCCCGCCCGGTAA
- a CDS encoding HAD domain-containing protein, with amino-acid sequence MTGSTTPVLLYLDVDGPLIPFGAGPYPPGDGSPHPLLARIDPTLGPLLAALPCELVWATTWMAEANECVAPRLGLPELPVVVWPEPSEEDGRGGIHWKTPALVEHAAGRPFIWVDDEITEADRAHVAAHHPGRALLHRVDAGRGLTGVDLGVLRTWLRIG; translated from the coding sequence ATGACCGGTTCCACCACTCCCGTGCTGCTCTACCTGGACGTCGACGGGCCGCTCATCCCCTTCGGGGCGGGCCCGTACCCGCCCGGCGACGGCTCGCCCCATCCCTTGCTCGCCCGGATCGATCCGACGCTCGGTCCCCTGCTGGCGGCGCTGCCGTGCGAGCTGGTGTGGGCCACGACCTGGATGGCGGAGGCCAACGAGTGCGTCGCGCCCCGGCTCGGCCTGCCGGAGCTGCCCGTGGTGGTCTGGCCGGAACCCTCCGAGGAGGACGGTCGGGGCGGGATCCACTGGAAGACCCCCGCGCTCGTGGAGCACGCCGCCGGCCGGCCCTTCATCTGGGTCGACGACGAGATCACCGAGGCCGACCGGGCCCATGTGGCCGCGCACCACCCCGGCCGGGCGCTCCTGCACCGGGTCGATGCGGGACGGGGGCTGACCGGGGTCGATCTGGGGGTGCTGCGGACCTGGTTGCGCATCGGGTAG
- a CDS encoding MOSC N-terminal beta barrel domain-containing protein, giving the protein MGVIERLWRYPVKSTGGERLQRVEVDERGLAGDRLFAVRDADGRFGSGKNTRRFRRMDGLLHLSSRYPQCPGAGSAGTARPAREGGGGPHGLPARLPRT; this is encoded by the coding sequence GTGGGCGTCATCGAGCGGTTGTGGCGGTATCCGGTCAAGTCGACCGGCGGTGAACGGCTGCAACGTGTGGAAGTCGACGAGCGGGGCCTGGCGGGCGACCGGCTGTTCGCGGTGCGCGACGCGGACGGCAGGTTCGGCTCGGGCAAGAACACCCGGCGCTTCCGGCGGATGGACGGCCTGCTCCACCTGAGCTCCCGCTACCCGCAGTGCCCCGGAGCCGGGTCCGCCGGAACTGCTCGACCCGCACGGGAAGGTGGTGGCGGACCCCACGGACTACCTGCGCGGCTACCTCGGACGTGA
- a CDS encoding MarR family winged helix-turn-helix transcriptional regulator, whose amino-acid sequence MNGVEAFLLGRTLMKIGEQAMPQPKSGPPGPVRSVVVVLGDVVSHPGTTVGEIAARTGLPQSQVSTAVARLEQAGSVGTEPDPADRRRRLIRPAAEPSARVAEVRATTIDDALVAALTGPDGTAPDPDTVRAVTAALDLLARTLTPAVTAR is encoded by the coding sequence ATGAACGGAGTCGAAGCGTTCCTCCTGGGACGCACCCTCATGAAGATCGGTGAGCAGGCGATGCCCCAGCCGAAGTCGGGACCGCCGGGACCGGTCCGCTCGGTGGTCGTCGTCCTCGGCGACGTCGTCTCCCACCCCGGAACGACGGTCGGCGAGATCGCGGCGCGGACGGGCCTGCCGCAGAGTCAGGTCTCCACGGCCGTCGCGCGGTTGGAGCAGGCCGGCTCGGTCGGGACGGAGCCCGATCCCGCCGACCGGCGCCGTCGGCTGATCCGGCCCGCCGCCGAACCCTCGGCCCGGGTCGCCGAGGTCCGGGCCACCACCATCGACGACGCACTCGTCGCGGCGCTGACCGGTCCCGACGGAACGGCCCCGGACCCGGACACCGTCCGCGCGGTCACGGCGGCCCTGGACCTCCTGGCCCGCACGCTGACCCCGGCGGTCACCGCCCGCTGA
- a CDS encoding MOSC domain-containing protein has translation MADPTDYLRGYLGRDDVELAREGEVSHFDQLPLSVLTTATLDWIRGEVPGVPVDERRFRPNILVRTPPGTPPFVEDEWIGREAVVGDTLRIAFLRSSERCVTTNQAQQDLPHSPLILRTIARAHANRLDALARIVTPGTARIGDRVVLA, from the coding sequence GTGGCGGACCCCACGGACTACCTGCGCGGCTACCTCGGACGTGACGACGTGGAGCTCGCCCGCGAGGGGGAGGTCTCGCACTTCGACCAGCTGCCGCTCAGCGTCCTCACGACGGCCACCCTCGACTGGATCCGTGGCGAGGTGCCCGGTGTACCAGTGGACGAGCGCCGGTTCCGCCCGAACATCCTCGTGCGGACCCCGCCCGGTACCCCACCCTTCGTCGAGGACGAATGGATCGGGCGCGAGGCCGTCGTGGGCGACACCCTCCGCATCGCGTTCCTGCGCTCCAGCGAGCGGTGCGTGACGACCAACCAGGCCCAGCAGGACCTGCCGCACTCCCCGCTGATCCTGCGGACGATCGCCAGGGCGCACGCCAACCGGCTCGACGCGCTCGCGAGGATCGTCACCCCGGGCACGGCCCGGATCGGAGACCGCGTCGTGCTCGCCTGA
- a CDS encoding SWIM zinc finger family protein: MSTELPPVAPEVLAEAVEHLTARLRKKLDAAIEDCAAGAVLEADGTVTLRFGEDALVTLRPGPAGTVTAAEQATCSCLLAPRCLHRAAALGAAPLADTPPEPTATAESTDPAEATTLPDPAAPTGPAEPTEPGGPAGSSEAAERRAPLKPESTEPGVPAPALTDAQLRAAGALWHVAAEALAAGVTAGGAVVQAELLRAAHTARLAGLPRAEAAALRVVRGLRAARERRAGQRLGDLTGAFRELLHTAGTLAGGSADPALTGTARRAYAPGGSLQVHGLCREPVLSATGYGGVVTHLLAPDGTAYSVSDVRPGGLARARGAGSASVALGGATLDHAGLARGGLRIVGATVSPDGRLGAGRGVRATPLPGIAWTERPAAPLFARPAAEAVAELLADPDTAESALLGCDVTVVGAAGEHLLVRETRPDAPLLRLLPAHPHPELAHTENLRRIASYPGLVLRVLGRPDLDRTATLRPLAVGPVPGAEHTLRLPGEWLGRADLGYDRLQGGHFPQGGAAPVALPAAEEPDPLADSPLWRVRRLLETGVAGGRRAVAEAARGTTSLVAASYGPLRRAGLTGAADLAAALAAEADRRPRDVFGRLADPSPDGYAWAWLAAATHLAAAERCLIAASWAAVPGSAPSPVASPVPVSGR, from the coding sequence TTGAGCACCGAACTGCCGCCCGTCGCACCCGAGGTGCTCGCCGAAGCCGTCGAGCACCTCACCGCCCGCCTGCGCAAGAAACTGGACGCCGCCATCGAGGACTGCGCGGCGGGCGCCGTCCTGGAAGCCGACGGGACGGTCACCCTCCGCTTCGGCGAGGACGCCCTCGTCACCTTGCGCCCCGGTCCGGCGGGCACGGTCACCGCGGCGGAACAGGCCACGTGCAGCTGCCTGCTGGCACCCCGGTGCCTGCACCGGGCCGCCGCCCTGGGCGCTGCCCCCCTCGCGGACACCCCGCCGGAGCCGACCGCGACGGCCGAGTCCACCGACCCTGCCGAGGCCACCACACTCCCTGACCCGGCCGCGCCCACCGGGCCGGCCGAGCCCACCGAGCCCGGCGGGCCTGCCGGGTCCTCGGAAGCCGCCGAACGCCGCGCACCCCTCAAGCCCGAGTCCACCGAGCCCGGCGTGCCGGCACCGGCCCTCACCGACGCCCAGCTGCGCGCCGCCGGAGCCCTCTGGCACGTGGCGGCCGAAGCCCTCGCCGCCGGGGTCACCGCCGGAGGAGCGGTGGTCCAGGCCGAGCTGCTGCGCGCCGCCCACACCGCCCGTCTCGCCGGGCTGCCGCGCGCCGAAGCGGCCGCCCTACGGGTCGTACGCGGCCTGCGGGCCGCCCGCGAACGCCGGGCCGGCCAGCGCCTCGGCGACCTCACCGGGGCCTTCCGCGAACTCCTCCACACCGCCGGGACGCTGGCCGGGGGCTCGGCCGACCCCGCGCTGACCGGCACCGCCCGCCGTGCCTACGCGCCCGGCGGCAGCCTCCAGGTGCACGGCCTGTGCCGGGAACCCGTGCTCTCCGCCACCGGATACGGCGGAGTGGTCACCCACCTGCTGGCTCCGGACGGCACCGCCTACTCGGTCTCCGACGTCCGACCCGGCGGCCTGGCCCGCGCCCGCGGAGCCGGTTCGGCCTCCGTGGCCCTCGGCGGCGCCACCCTCGACCATGCCGGGCTCGCCCGGGGTGGTCTGCGCATCGTCGGCGCGACCGTCTCGCCGGACGGCAGGCTCGGCGCCGGACGCGGGGTCAGGGCGACCCCGCTGCCCGGGATCGCCTGGACCGAACGGCCCGCCGCGCCGCTCTTCGCCCGGCCGGCCGCCGAGGCCGTCGCCGAGCTGCTCGCCGATCCGGACACGGCCGAGTCGGCGCTGCTCGGCTGCGACGTCACCGTGGTCGGCGCGGCCGGCGAGCACCTCCTCGTGCGCGAGACCCGCCCCGACGCACCCCTGCTCCGGCTGCTGCCCGCGCATCCGCACCCGGAGCTGGCGCATACGGAGAACCTGCGCCGCATCGCCTCGTACCCCGGGCTCGTGCTGCGCGTCCTGGGCCGTCCCGACCTGGACCGCACGGCGACGCTGCGGCCTCTGGCCGTGGGCCCGGTGCCGGGCGCGGAGCACACGCTGCGGCTGCCCGGGGAGTGGCTGGGCCGGGCGGACCTCGGCTACGACCGGCTCCAGGGCGGGCACTTCCCGCAGGGCGGCGCCGCGCCCGTAGCGCTCCCGGCGGCCGAGGAACCGGACCCGCTGGCCGACTCCCCGCTGTGGCGGGTGCGCCGTCTCCTGGAGACCGGGGTCGCCGGCGGCCGCCGCGCCGTCGCCGAGGCGGCCCGCGGCACGACGTCCCTGGTGGCCGCCTCGTACGGGCCGCTGCGCCGGGCCGGGCTCACCGGCGCGGCGGACCTGGCCGCCGCGCTCGCCGCCGAGGCCGACCGCCGTCCCCGCGACGTCTTCGGCCGGCTGGCCGACCCCTCGCCCGACGGCTACGCCTGGGCCTGGCTGGCCGCGGCCACCCACCTGGCGGCCGCGGAACGCTGCTTGATCGCCGCGTCCTGGGCTGCGGTCCCGGGCTCCGCCCCGAGCCCCGTCGCGAGTCCCGTCCCGGTCAGCGGGCGGTGA